From the genome of Plasmodium malariae genome assembly, chromosome: 9, one region includes:
- the PmUG01_09015700 gene encoding apicoplast ribosomal protein S15 precursor, putative, whose product MKKIKSCSALTLFFHLQLLSIILFTNGFYIDDKINYCSKHKAPSIFPNKKILNRSIILKANNDHEKFTNKLPNTNNEHIDDNMQENFVGTGTKGRTEKMRSEIDEILKKGENITMERSFSFSKSNITIKPDLLKDLITQKYRKIFQRHEKDCGSSEIQIIILTFKIYFLTEHMKKNKKDFACLRGLFKCVSKRRRLLVYLGQKDREMFNKITDFFNIKKPLIPRTAEYYSKDLKYIHFNNTKRFKNNAEKKKKDKLKKKNVQTDKILFSM is encoded by the exons atgaaaaaaataaaatcatgCTCAGCACttactttatttttccatttacaACTACTGTCTATAATACTGTTTACTAATGGGTTTTATATAG atgataaaattaattactgTTCTAAGCATAAAGCACCAAGTATATTTCCCAACAAAAAAATCCTGAACAGGAGCATAATTCTAAAAGCTAATAATGACCATGAAAAGTTTACAAACAAATTGCCAAATACTAATAACGAACATATAGATGATAATATGCAAGAGAATTTTGTAGGAACAGGAACAAAAGGAAGAACTGAAAAAATGAGATCTGAAATagatgaaattttaaaaaagggcGAAAACATCACTATGGAGCGTTCGTTTTCCTTTAGCAAAAGCAACATAACGATTAAACCG GATCTCTTAAAGGATCTGATCACTCAAAAGTACAGAAAAATATTCCAAAGACACGAAAAGGATTGTGGAAGCAGtgaaatacaaataataattttaacttttaaaatttatttcttaacAGAACATATgaagaagaataaaaaa GATTTTGCATGCTTGAGGGGCTTATTCAAATGTGTTAGTAAGCGAAGAAGACTACTTGTTTACTTAGGGCAAAAGGATCGCGAAATGTTTAACAAGATTACagacttttttaatattaagaaaCCATTAATACCCAGAACGGCCGAGTATTATTCGAAGgacttaaaatatattcatttcaACAATACtaaaagatttaaaaataatgctgaaaagaagaaaaaagataaactcaaaaaaaaaaatgtgcaaaCTGATAAAATTCTCTTCAGCATGTAG